In Candidatus Omnitrophota bacterium, the following proteins share a genomic window:
- a CDS encoding prepilin-type N-terminal cleavage/methylation domain-containing protein: MINKKAFTLIELMVVLLIFTIILSGVYGAFTIAGSLYQIDTASVNIQQQARQAMNWLVKDLRASSTGSISISYGGPGLDVVTFDTPFGTNIQYYVTAGQLIREYPVGTTRAIANNISTLDFILSVNTLKITLVCSATALKRPLSIQLIEKVTLRN, translated from the coding sequence ATGATAAATAAAAAAGCATTCACACTCATTGAATTAATGGTCGTCCTTTTAATTTTTACCATTATTTTATCCGGAGTTTATGGTGCGTTTACCATTGCAGGTTCTTTGTACCAAATAGACACGGCTTCCGTGAACATTCAACAACAAGCCCGTCAAGCCATGAACTGGCTTGTAAAAGATTTGCGTGCAAGCTCCACCGGAAGCATCTCAATATCTTATGGTGGTCCAGGTCTTGACGTTGTTACGTTTGATACTCCTTTTGGAACAAATATTCAATACTACGTCACAGCTGGACAACTTATCCGAGAATATCCAGTAGGAACAACTCGAGCTATTGCCAATAATATTTCAACTCTCGACTTTATTCTTTCAGTAAATACACTAAAAATTACTCTTGTCTGCTCAGCGACCGCCCTTAAAAGACCTCTCTCAATTCAATTAATAGAAAAAGTCACATTACGTAACTAA
- a CDS encoding response regulator yields MCLFKKICNFFGKKEKCAEKKGKNILVVEDEPGQRLTIQKILEKQGYDLLLAENGSQGLAQARSRKPDLILLDVVMPEIDGREVCRQLKADESTKDIPIIFLTASDTANDIIDHFDLGADMHLTKPIDAKELIAQIEITFGN; encoded by the coding sequence ATGTGTTTATTTAAGAAAATTTGCAATTTTTTCGGTAAAAAAGAGAAATGTGCTGAGAAAAAGGGAAAGAATATCTTGGTTGTTGAAGATGAACCGGGACAGCGCTTGACAATTCAAAAGATTTTAGAGAAGCAAGGGTATGATTTGCTTTTGGCCGAAAATGGTTCACAAGGATTAGCGCAAGCTAGATCGCGTAAGCCAGATTTGATTCTTTTGGATGTGGTGATGCCGGAGATTGATGGTCGAGAGGTTTGTCGACAGCTTAAAGCAGACGAGAGCACTAAAGATATTCCGATCATTTTTTTAACAGCATCAGATACGGCTAATGATATCATTGATCATTTTGATTTAGGGGCAGATATGCATTTGACTAAGCCGATTGATGCTAAAGAGCTAATTGCTCAGATTGAAATTACGTTTGGAAATTAA
- the serS gene encoding serine--tRNA ligase: MLDLKFVRSNDKVVRSALIARGGYKIDLDSLIALDENRRKVSVKLDGLREQKNKANDEIAIILKEKKDPKEKIEVMKEISQQISCLEPEIKDLDEKLQVLVMGIPNIPHVSVPVGGPDKNEEIKTWGEKVKLSFAPKTHLEIAESLNIIDFKRASKISGSNFIVYKGQGARLERALFNFMIDVHVREHGFTEIFAPFLVNRASMTGTGQLPKMEDDMYKVEGEDLFLIPTAEVPITNLHRDEILGEDELPIYYTGYTACFRKEAGSYGKDTKGLMRVHQFDKVELVKFVKPENSYNELEKLLGNAEKILQLLELPYRVLILATGDLSFAAAKCYDIEAYAAGLDKWLEVSSCSNFEDFQARRANIRFKDKETKKTIFVHTLNGSGVALARTMVAILENYQTQDGEVVIPKVLRPYMGGQEKIGR; the protein is encoded by the coding sequence ATGCTTGATTTAAAATTTGTGCGCAGCAATGACAAGGTTGTTCGATCTGCTCTTATAGCGCGTGGTGGATATAAAATAGATTTGGATTCTTTGATTGCGTTAGATGAAAATCGTCGAAAAGTTTCAGTGAAGTTGGATGGCTTAAGAGAGCAGAAAAATAAGGCCAACGACGAGATTGCAATTATTCTAAAGGAAAAAAAAGATCCTAAGGAAAAGATTGAAGTGATGAAAGAAATTTCTCAGCAGATAAGCTGTCTTGAGCCTGAGATTAAAGATCTTGATGAGAAACTTCAGGTGCTTGTTATGGGAATTCCAAATATTCCTCATGTTTCTGTTCCTGTGGGTGGCCCGGATAAAAACGAAGAAATAAAAACATGGGGTGAAAAAGTAAAGCTTAGTTTTGCGCCAAAGACGCATCTCGAAATTGCTGAATCGCTTAATATTATTGATTTTAAAAGGGCCTCAAAAATCTCAGGATCGAATTTTATTGTTTACAAAGGCCAGGGTGCTCGACTTGAGCGTGCGCTTTTTAATTTTATGATTGATGTCCATGTGAGAGAGCACGGGTTTACAGAAATTTTTGCACCCTTTCTAGTTAATCGCGCATCAATGACTGGCACAGGACAGCTTCCTAAAATGGAAGATGATATGTACAAGGTTGAAGGTGAAGATTTGTTTTTGATTCCAACAGCAGAAGTTCCGATTACTAATTTGCATCGAGATGAGATTTTAGGAGAAGACGAGTTGCCGATTTATTATACAGGGTATACGGCATGTTTTAGAAAAGAGGCTGGATCGTATGGTAAAGATACGAAGGGACTGATGCGTGTGCATCAGTTTGATAAAGTTGAGCTGGTTAAGTTTGTTAAACCAGAAAATTCTTATAATGAGCTTGAAAAACTTCTCGGAAACGCAGAGAAAATTTTGCAGCTTTTAGAACTTCCGTATCGCGTGCTGATATTAGCAACGGGAGATTTAAGCTTTGCGGCTGCTAAGTGTTATGATATTGAAGCGTATGCGGCTGGTTTAGACAAATGGCTTGAGGTATCAAGTTGTTCAAACTTTGAGGATTTTCAGGCGAGACGTGCTAATATTCGTTTTAAGGATAAAGAAACTAAAAAAACAATTTTTGTTCATACGCTCAACGGATCGGGTGTTGCACTTGCTCGGACCATGGTTGCGATTTTAGAGAATTATCAGACGCAAGACGGAGAAGTTGTTATTCCAAAAGTTTTAAGACCGTATATGGGAGGACAAGAGAAAATTGGGCGCTAA